The following is a genomic window from Neodiprion pinetum isolate iyNeoPine1 chromosome 3, iyNeoPine1.2, whole genome shotgun sequence.
tcgaaaaaagaaaacctgcAGAGAGTACAGGATTTCGACGTAGGGTATGCTATGAAAGAGGCCTTTCGGCGTTGCAAGAATATGACAGACAtcgatattttgaaatttcgcaaGGAATGCATAACCTGCCTGCAATACTTTGCTGAGAAAATCTTGGAACGATCGCCCTTGAAGTACCGATTTACGAAGGCGCTGTCATGTCTAGATCCTGCGGTTATTTCGTCTGCTGGTGGTGCGATAACACCTAAAATCGGCTTTGGAATTTCTCGTCAAAAGTAATCGTCGCTCCGGTTACGTGAGAGATAAAGTAGAAAAAGAGTAAGTAAAGGTGTAATGAAGAATTATAACAGAACTGAAGAAAGACTTGATCATTTTTGGATGAGAACGTTGAGAAACGCTGACGGCAAAGATCATTTCAAAAGCTTCATTAAAACATTGCTcaatatatgcatacacgGCAACGCCAACTTAGAAAGAGGCTTTTCGACCAACAAGGAGTATCTCGTAGAAAATCTTCACGAACAATCTCTGGTAGCACATCGTTAGGTTTACAATGTTGTTATCGCGGCTCCCTACATAAAAATCCGACAGACTCCTGTCGGATTCGACACAGATCCGACACAAAATCCGAAGTTATCCTCCAGGCGAGAGATAAGGATAGAAAATGTGAACGGATCCTATTTGGCTCTGTCGTAAATGAACTCGGTTTGCGGCTTGATGaccaaaattttatttcggaaCGTGTCCGATTTCTATTCCCGCGTCCCGGTGAACCTCCCGTACATAAAAAATCCGACAGATCTCTGTCGGATTCGACACAGATCCGCTACAAATATCGGACACAAGTCGGACACAAAATCCTGTCGGATTTTTTTTGTAGGGCTGCTGGGATACACGATGTTCCAATCACTAAAAAACTTATCCATGCTGCAAGAAAGCTCACTCGAGTTATAAGGAAGCTTTGTTGCAAAAAGCTGCAAAGGACAAGGCCCAAAACATaagaatgaagaaaagaagaaggtcGCTTAGCAGCAAAGAAGAGAATTATCAGCGAAAAGGTTGAAAATGCTCAAATAGACGAGAAAACGTGCCCATTGAAgtccgaaaatcaaaattttgtgtaGGTAATACCTTGAACTCCCGATACTTTTACAGAATTATGGGGATAAAACTGAACTACACTTTACTAATTCTAAAAAGTTTGGCTGCTAACTCTGGCTGCTAGTTTCAGCTTCGTAAAGAGagcggtttttattttttctgttttgctgTTCTTCAATCACGAAAAATCTATGTGTCAGTGACAGACTGCATGATACATTGACTTACGTAAATCAGAATGAGCACATCTGGTGTCtgcgtataatatttatcatcattttttttttacaaacataCGCCTCTATAAACTAATCTATATGTAGATATTCCAGGATTCccattttcaaacaaatttcggTCATTTGCACAGAGATTAAAACGTTATAACACGCTCCGAAATTTTAAGATTATTGTATTTGTAGGCTCACTTTATTATCGCTAtttatgttatatatatatatatatatagcgaCAGTAAATAagtgtaaatgaaaattttgaagcaaAGTTGAGGTTTAGAAGATAACATGTTCGATCAGAACAAACGAGAGATTATAACGACAAAAGACCAATAATTGTAAGCATGAAAAGTTCAGCTATTTGAGGATCAGGAAGATCTACGATAATCAGATCTCTTTGAAGTTGCCAACAATTAGGcttcgattttcaaactcgcgactttttgaatttgttctcGTCTCAAATTCCGGATATTGTTAATTCGAACGAATTCACCTCGATTAACTGCATTTTCACATGCTTTAGACGCGCGAAATATGAAATCAACGAATAGGGTATATATCGAATTGCTTCACCGGTATCAGTATCGAGATTGTGGAGATTTTTTAACCTGGTAACGTTGACGTGTTTTGAACTTCAACCTTCTTACatctattttttgaaaaaaaaaaaccaagaacTAGAATGAAATAACTGTTTTTGAGAAGTGgatacaaaatataaaattttcgatacgTCCATTTCGCAATGACAGATCGCGCATTTTCATtacgtacatgaacttggctcgccaattgtcgaaaatgtgaattcggactatttgcataatttgccgttaattatcagtaaattagtcgcgcgacttatttttttgtcgcactcaattttcaaaaaaaaagcggatggcgttctgatttttcaagaattcagCCCGCCAACTACGAAAATAACGCACAGCAAGCATCATGAGTAATTCTGATttggttgataatttgccgTAAACAAGCCGCAAATTAGTCGttgaacttttgtttttgtcgcactcaattttcaaaaaaaaaagcggatggcgtgctaaCTTTTCAACAATTTAGTGTATATATAGGAATGTGATAAGGATTCAAAAGGGTAAACACATCATCTACACATTACATTCCTATGTATACACTGTGCTTgaagagacgaaaattctTATACATTCATACCAGGCatacgaaaaaacaaattcgaactcactggtgatgagagaaattaacaacagagtcagggcggctaggtggtccagtggagtaaggctccggctgagcatctctagacgccaggttcctggctccgtcgttaatttttcgaaatcaccaaattttcgaattgtcaattttcaatatttgctATCATTTGATCAACGATCGGCAcacagatagatagagagaccTGTTATTGTATGCAGAGTTGTAAAAATAGTAGTGTGAAAGTAATGCATTACtcattactttgaaaaatgtgtATTGGATAAGTTCtcgattataaattacaaaagtaaTGTGTTATGGATGAGTGTTCCATAATAAATTAAGAAAAGTAACGTGTAATTGATGAATGAAccattacaaattacaaatgaaaaaaaagtaattcgtAACCGAGAGTATTCCATTACAAAAGGAAAAGTTGCCGTACTCGCATAACGATTTGTGCGAAACAAAATCatgtaaattaaaaacttgtcCATATTGCTACCTCGTCATTTCATTTCAGTCACTAAATGTTTTTTCTGGACAGAATTCCGCAATTTTATCGATATGCATAATTGAATTCGAACTGTGCGTGCTCGGACTACACGGTgttgagtgtgtgtgtgtatatacatatatatattaagtaTATCAAATATAATCCAGAATTTGCCGAatatcacatatatatatatatatatatgggtacGTCCAATTCTTTTCGACCGGAGCCTGCGGGCTTGGGTCAGCGATTCGgctactgatttttttcaagacagtaggttataaaaaaaacactaaTTACCACGTTCGttaaaattgagtgcgacaaaacaaaagttcaacgactaatttgcggcttatttACGGAAAATTATCAACCAAATCAGACTTACTCATGATGCTTGCTGTGCGATATTTTCGTAGTTGGCGGGctgaattcttgaaaaatcagaccgccatccgcttttttttagaaaattaagtgcgacaaaaacaaaagttcaaCGACTAATTAGCGGCTTATTTACGGAAAATTATTAACCAAATCAGAATTGCCCATGATGCTCGCTGTGCGTTTTTTTAGATGGTAGATGGCGCGctaagtttttgaaaagttagcacgccatccgctttttttttgaaaattgagtgcgacaaaaaaataagtcgcGCGACTAATTTACGGATAATTAACGgcaatagtccgaattcacattttcgacaattggcgagccaagttcatgtacgtaTTTTCATTCCAGTTATGGAACGACCGTTCCGAAATATCTTAGATGCTAGCACACCTTTCGGAATACGTCCATGAACCGTTACTTCATTATTCATCCGGTTTATGTTTTCGACACTCATCGTCCATCCATGCGgctaaaaaatatgtataagcGCGTGAATCCCACACCAATATTTGATACTCACGCGCAATATTCCCGCTCCAGTTGTCGATCTCGGCGGTTAAAGATGCACTTGCGTCTCCGTatatttacaatgaattagatATTTATACGTCACACTGTGTAATCCGTCAACGGTGTTTGTACGAACCACTCCGCAAGGATATTAAATAATACATTGTTATTCGGCGTCTGTTGAATATTAAGTACTTGGGGAAAAGTCTAAGCAGATGACAGGTCCGagagatggagaaaaaaatttgataaatcgtCGAGACTCTACTCGACATAACCTACAACGACCCGTCACTCGGTCCAAGCTCGAGTGACAGGAGCTAAACTAAATGCTGTTTAGTAAGTACTTGTTAGCGGTTCAGCATTCGTTTGTTCACGAGGATTTGGACTGAGTTTTGGCCCCGTGCTGCCATCTGTTCACCGAGACAAAATCTCCAGAGCCGAATTGGCGATCCCCACACACCGCGAGCACGGTAAACAAAACAAAGGCCCAACACGGTAAAGTACGGTGAAACAAGTAGCTATGGTAGGTGCTCGATGAAGCTCGGCGCCTCGAGTTATCACCGTTGATCAGAGCGAAACAGGGGCGATTCTACTCGGCGAAACGGTGAGCGAAGGCGATAATCGTCGCTATGAATATCCTGGAGAGGTTCAGGGCGCCTTGTGGATGGCGAGGAGGCGCCAAGCAGCTCTCCGTCGACGCTGTGATCCCCCTGATCGCGGTGCCCGTCCTGTCCTTCGCCGCTGCCCAGACGCTGCTCTGCACGATAATAACGTTCGTAACAACGCCGATACTGGTCTACTACCTGCACcataattttcttcgtttcttaCTGAGAACGAAGTTCTTCCTCATGTGGAATATAACCAGCGTCGTACTGCTGATGCTGGTTTTCGAAATAACCGTTGTACCGTTGCTAGAAATTCTCCCAGAGGAGAACTGGGTCTTTGTCATTAGTGTCGTTGGCGGCATTGGCTGCGCCTACCAAACCAGAGTCAAGGCTGACTCCGGTAACCAGGATGCCGCCTTATCTCACGTTATCGAACTCGGCGACACTGGTGGTGAGCTCTGCACGACTTGCAGAAGGCGAGCTCCTCCCCTTGCTTATCATTGTCGTATGTGCCAAACTTGCGTACTCAGGAGGGAATATCACTGTAAAtggtaaatttcatttcctaGTTCCGTCCTCGTTTGATCGATCGCTACAGCGGTCTCTGTGCGAGCCCTACGGTAGTTTATTCTAGATTTGGAGTATATCTTAAACTACATGTTTATTGATAAGAGAGCAGGTATTATGTAAAGCAGTTTTTATGACCTATATTTTACAGCTGGCTGTAAACTTAGGTTCGCCACAACACACctccaaattttattaaaaaacaaaatcaaaataagaACCTTGACCGACAAAATGTTCTACTTACTATGTCGAACAAACGGTTCTTtgcatattttgttttttcgtatgTGTAACAGCTACAGAGATAGTTTCAACaaacgtattattatttttggtaGCTTGTTTTCTATCAGTGAATAAAATCTAGAACACCACTTGAATTTTACCAATGCTTCAATATATTCAGGCTTTTTTGTACTATTAATAGTTTCCCTTGTTGATTTTAGATAACGAGCTATTTAGTAAGTCCAAGTTGCGCTAGACCATATCTCACTATGCGCGCTACAGTGTTATTCATCAGTTATATTACTTGACATAAAAATCTTACTTTTACGCATGTGTAATGTATATGCTCGCTGGCCTGTTACCGCAGAGGCTGGCGGATCAGCTAtctaatgaatttttattattctatcATCTTATCACTTATTTTCAGTAACTAATGCGTAACCTTCTAGGCTGGACTGTTGTGTGGGGGGCAGTAACCTCAGATGGTACATGGGCTGCCTGTTATTCTCAGCCATAGCTTTTATCTATGGTTCTAATCTCACCATGACTAGCGTTTGCCatcctttcattttcattggTACCATACTCCTGCCCGATGATTGCAGTGACGTTTATCACCAACTGGAGTAAGTGAAGAATTACTATTAAGAGTCTATTGACGCAATGAATTATTAAACTTCACACACCCGCAGTGCGACTCAACAGCTATCCCCAATCTTAAGCTCAATTCACTTATGATCCTTGGAAATCGATTTGCTGGAAGATATGTTTGCTTCTTTGTTGAAAACTACAGACCTCGGTCAAGTTTCAATTATACCTTGGCTACAGAAACATAGTTCGCTCCTATTTCTATTACTATTCCTAATCTATACAATCACTCGTTGTTTCAGCATTGCTCTCTGTTTCGTATCAGGGGTCTACAGTCTTTTGGCTGGGTTGGCAGTATTGAGGTGTTTGTTGTATCACTTATGGTTGATTTGGATTGGTACAACAGCGAATGAAAGGCGCCTTGCTTTGGTAGGCGGTGGTGGTTCCTACGGACATGATATGTTGCAAAATTTGGGTCATATATTTTGTTGTAAAGCTTGCtgagtttcaaatttgatatACGAAGGGAGTGGCCTATTTCGCTTGATATAACATCTAGACAATATTATTGTCtgacaaaattatattaattaagaagtggtgaaatttgtaaatatgtaAGTTTGAATTCTAttcaatttgttaaaaatatactcatcgtagttatgtaattattgcTTCAAAATTTAGAAACATTGATATTACGGCTAAGACAATGATATTATTGAAGATTTCATATAATTTTGatattgatagaaaaaaagaaaaatatgaaatgaacgaaaataaaaactgacCTAATCGCCGACCTTATTTATTGTAGATATCGACAATTACTTTTTAATTGTAGGatcataataatttattcttctcttttataattttatgaatGAACTAAAACAGAATCTCATGTAACTTGAGTTGTAAAAACAGTACACTACACGATGTCTTGACTGGGTATTACATTACACCTTACTTACTACTCTCAGAAAAGAAGTTTCTCTTTATATCTGAATGAcgatacacacacatatatatatatgtatatatatattatgtatatacattatacttGTATCATGTATATAGATTTAATGTAACTGTGATAAAACGGCCatttaaacaataaataaatattgtacgaaaaaagaaaaaaacaaaaaatagtgAATAGATcagtaaagaaaaaacaacgagTCCATCACGTATTATGATTGTTACAATGATTATTTTTGGCAGTTATTAAAATCAAATCCGTCTTTAGATAAATCTATACATATCGACAAATATTGGAAAAGTAACCGTACATCCACATTCACAGAGAGTAAATACTGGACCGTGGCCAATCAGTAATCATTATGCAATGTACTTTCCTTATCTATCTTTATGTGCtcgttattataatatttacagCGTTTCCACTCCGGTACATCGTACGTGAACGATTGCACACGTCGTGGAATTGTTTAAACGTTTATCTGAACTTGACTGAGCTACCGTGACACGTTCCTTTCTTCTCCGTGAGCTTAAAAAGTCTTCGGCCTTGCCGGAGAGTTCGAAATTAACACTGTAGAAGAACGGAAAATTTGGATCACGTTCATTGTCAATCCACTGGCTAATTTCTAAACTTCAAACAGGTTCAATCGTAGGAATCAGTCTTCAATGGCAACTCCTCGTTGCTTGGGATCAAAGTCTGGTATAACTCTTTGAACGAGTTCCCTCCACTTGTCCTTTCGTTTCTCCTTTTCCTTCATGTCCCAGGCAATCGTTGGGTAGTCTTTCCATCTGGCAAAGTATTTCGCCCTTAATCTCTTCCCGTAGTGCTCGCGGGCTAACTGTTCGTCATTGAGCGTCTGAACCTTGCTTTCCACCGTCTTAGCGTTCCACGCTCTGAGGCATTTCTCCTGAAGCCTCATGTCGTGAAAATCTGTAGCCACCTGCATCTTTTTTGCTTCGCTTCTGGTGAAATCTCGCCAGTCCCTAAATACGTACCACAAAATATTCCGGTTGTAAACCGCCGAGGCGAGATCCATTTTCACCGAGATTCGTTCGTGAGTCTCCTTCAACCAGATTCCCAAAGTCCTTCGAAGGAGGGAACCCTGGTAATGGTCATCGGCTATTTTTATGTAGTTGTACTTCGTGTCTATTAGTCTGAAGAACGGCTCCATCATGTACCGTCGCAGAAGGTACTTTCGCCGAAAGTCATCCGCTATCTGATTCAACTGCTTCGTCCGTTCAGCTTCCCGGGCTCTTCGTTGTTCCTGCTCTTCCCGTAATCTTCTCGCCTCCTTTTGCGCCTTAAATTTAACATAATCGTCAgtcaataattatttgtagCGCAATGATTTCCCGTTTCAGGTGTTTTTACTAGTTTTGAAACAGCATTTTTTACGTCTTCATTAATTTCGGTTTACCTCGAGCTGCAGTCTCTTCCTCTCCTCGTCCTCAGCCCGCCTTTCAGATTCTTCCTTCTTTCGTTTCtcctccatttttttttctcgttcttcCTGTGCTCGCTTCACCCGTTCCCGTCTTGCTTCCGCTCTGGCTTCCATCCGTATTAAAAACTTCGGAGGGCTCGGCAGTCGCGGAGGTTCGACGATTGATTTGTCTCTGCATATGAGGATATCAATTAGAAcaggtattattatttttcatttaggTGCGGTTCGAACAACCGTCAAGTCAGTGGCACCGAAATTGATGTACCTTCAAAATCCGCGCTCCAAATAAAAAGGATGAGAGGTTTTCTCTAtttgaaatacttttccaaaaattctaAGAAACAAAGAACATGAACAAATTATGCGGTTCATTACTACTCGACAACAACGTCCTTTATTCCAAGCCTCAATTTCTCAAGTTCAAATCCAGACCCCTAATAGTAATCAGAGAAGTTAGACAAGGCAAATTAACGTAAGAAAAGCGATGTATAGTCTTTGAAAAGTAGACGCTATGATGCCACTACGTGCATGCATAATCTATTCGTAATGGCGAATGTAACTGCTTAtatcaaaattatattcatgaTAATACAAACGTTAGTTTGTCACGAGATGCAGTTAAGTAATTTGAAACTCACTTGCAGCCTTCATCTCTGATCAATTTTATGAGAGTTCTCCTAGTCCGACCTCCAACATGGGCTAAAACTTCCTTGGCAACGTTGACGGTGTCTTGACTGGCGCGTTGGGTTTCTTTCTCGATTTGTTTCAGCTTTAAATCTTCGATTATTCTATTTTGTTCGGCGAGCTTAGCCTTTTGCTCGGCTATTATCCTCCTCTGAGCATTCAAGCGATGTTTTGCCGGTGGATCCACGACCGTTAATGTTTTTGCGGAGTTCTTTTTCACCGAGATCGGATTAATCGGATGATCGGCACTTTGGGTGCGGCGAAGAGTTGCCGAAATATCCGCAGAATTCGTCTTGTTCTGCAATTTGGCAAGTTCCTTTTGCTTCTCGCTGATAGCGTTGACGAACAATTCGATTTTCCGCTCCTTCGACATCtcttttccatcttttttcaGCTGAGCTCGGTTTCTCGCGTTGTCGACGAAGGTCCTCCAGGTGTGAAAAGTATGTTGGAGTCTCTGCGTCGTTATTCTCTCCTGGACCTTGATCCTCAGATCTTGCAACTGCCTTTCCTGAACAACGTTTCGCCTCAGTGCCTTAAACGCGCGTCTCATTAATTCCAATCGGTCCTCCTTGGATTCCGTAATCGGTTTATCCTTGATCGTGACAACAATTGGGCAGTGATAATTGCTTACTTCCAATTTTGCCGATTGCTCCGTTTGCGGCTCAATCCTACCGCTGGATTCGATTTCAGTAACCGTGTCcgacaatatttcaatttctttctttgctATACCGGTTAATCCAGCCCAAAATTGATCGTCGTTTGAGTTGGCCAT
Proteins encoded in this region:
- the GABPI gene encoding palmitoyltransferase ZDHHC23-B, giving the protein MNILERFRAPCGWRGGAKQLSVDAVIPLIAVPVLSFAAAQTLLCTIITFVTTPILVYYLHHNFLRFLLRTKFFLMWNITSVVLLMLVFEITVVPLLEILPEENWVFVISVVGGIGCAYQTRVKADSGNQDAALSHVIELGDTGGELCTTCRRRAPPLAYHCRMCQTCVLRREYHCKWLDCCVGGSNLRWYMGCLLFSAIAFIYGSNLTMTSVCHPFIFIGTILLPDDCSDVYHQLDIALCFVSGVYSLLAGLAVLRCLLYHLWLIWIGTTANERRLALVGGGGSYGHDMLQNLGHIFCCKAC
- the LOC124215250 gene encoding coiled-coil domain-containing protein 191 isoform X2, which produces MSTMKTVHFEEVKDVMEQMLRTPIFETPEKRMLATLSKKMLDPNLVMDVRHKIFHEPLSLSPSKDVILQEAKRLILNEETQALYRRQEENMLESELKRFQSHLQKSRPKFRGPYICSRKIMANSNDDQFWAGLTGIAKKEIEILSDTVTEIESSGRIEPQTEQSAKLEALRRNVVQERQLQDLRIKVQERITTQRLQHTFHTWRTFVDNARNRAQLKKDGKEMSKERKIELFVNAISEKQKELAKLQNKTNSADISATLRRTQSADHPINPISVKKNSAKTLTVVDPPAKHRLNAQRRIIAEQKAKLAEQNRIIEDLKLKQIEKETQRASQDTVNVAKEVLAHVGGRTRRTLIKLIRDEGCKDKSIVEPPRLPSPPKFLIRMEARAEARRERVKRAQEEREKKMEEKRKKEESERRAEDEERKRLQLEAQKEARRLREEQEQRRAREAERTKQLNQIADDFRRKYLLRRYMMEPFFRLIDTKYNYIKIADDHYQGSLLRRTLGIWLKETHERISVKMDLASAVYNRNILWYVFRDWRDFTRSEAKKMQVATDFHDMRLQEKCLRAWNAKTVESKVQTLNDEQLAREHYGKRLRAKYFARWKDYPTIAWDMKEKEKRKDKWRELVQRVIPDFDPKQRGVAIED
- the LOC124215250 gene encoding coiled-coil domain-containing protein 191 isoform X1, with amino-acid sequence MSTMKTVHFEEVKDVMEQMLRTPIFETPEKRMLATLSKKMLDPNLVMDVRHKIFHEPLSLSPSKDVILQEAKRLILNEETQALYRRQEENMLESELKRFQSHLQKSRPKFRGPYICSRKIMANSNDDQFWAGLTGIAKKEIEILSDTVTEIESSGRIEPQTEQSAKLEVSNYHCPIVVTIKDKPITESKEDRLELMRRAFKALRRNVVQERQLQDLRIKVQERITTQRLQHTFHTWRTFVDNARNRAQLKKDGKEMSKERKIELFVNAISEKQKELAKLQNKTNSADISATLRRTQSADHPINPISVKKNSAKTLTVVDPPAKHRLNAQRRIIAEQKAKLAEQNRIIEDLKLKQIEKETQRASQDTVNVAKEVLAHVGGRTRRTLIKLIRDEGCKDKSIVEPPRLPSPPKFLIRMEARAEARRERVKRAQEEREKKMEEKRKKEESERRAEDEERKRLQLEAQKEARRLREEQEQRRAREAERTKQLNQIADDFRRKYLLRRYMMEPFFRLIDTKYNYIKIADDHYQGSLLRRTLGIWLKETHERISVKMDLASAVYNRNILWYVFRDWRDFTRSEAKKMQVATDFHDMRLQEKCLRAWNAKTVESKVQTLNDEQLAREHYGKRLRAKYFARWKDYPTIAWDMKEKEKRKDKWRELVQRVIPDFDPKQRGVAIED